The following are encoded together in the Corynebacterium jeikeium genome:
- a CDS encoding ABC transporter transmembrane domain-containing protein: protein MSDNKVVTLRGLVRKNSRAMALSGLLLSIYHVAEAMIAVLLGWLAHSLIASENVWHLVGGIAALGATLATVSVSWQTGFRILQATSARNVCELRAGITSQVVSHGGHSDDADSLPRQELPTVVGEDVVQAVDIIEVVPVGISALVGAIFCTIVLALIDLPLGVVVLVLSAVVLIVLHRLSQIIERRAERQQTLLARVTARMTDILQGLPVISGVAGAHPAYRGYARKSEEACADARKLAWVSGGYEAVAMGSNVLLLSAVGLYAGYRTISGDVTLGELVTVVALSQFIAEPMRQCSRMPRFIGLARASVRRLQRVAEAQRLREGQGVPSAQIGTPAISMRGGDGEAEGDGEVEGSEQASVAFAEGRLTVVHCSAAWADALVDALVAGESMELGSLTRPQTQQLWIRGRDICEISVDDVRSAVLAEPRKPALFGDTVGQAVLRSSGEGRAEDAVDILNALGLDELAPGAAHSAGVLDHELTEGARNLSGGQRQRLGLARALLAEPEMLVMVDPVSSVDSMTGMKVARAVRDIRRGRTTVVLCVGRAFQSVAEDVVDVKPLAGSLRTRGEQFPLGGC from the coding sequence GTGTCTGACAACAAGGTGGTGACGCTGCGCGGGCTGGTCAGAAAAAATTCTCGCGCGATGGCTCTGAGTGGCTTGTTGCTGAGCATCTACCACGTGGCAGAAGCCATGATTGCGGTGTTACTGGGATGGTTGGCGCACAGTCTTATCGCTAGCGAGAATGTGTGGCACCTGGTGGGTGGAATCGCAGCCTTAGGCGCTACGCTGGCGACGGTGTCTGTGAGCTGGCAGACAGGGTTCCGGATACTGCAGGCTACGTCGGCTCGGAACGTATGTGAATTGCGGGCAGGCATCACCTCGCAGGTGGTGAGCCATGGTGGGCATTCCGACGATGCGGACAGTCTGCCTCGCCAGGAATTGCCCACGGTGGTGGGTGAAGACGTGGTGCAGGCGGTAGACATCATCGAAGTGGTCCCGGTGGGGATCAGTGCGCTGGTGGGAGCCATTTTCTGCACGATTGTTCTGGCGCTGATTGATCTGCCACTGGGAGTGGTGGTGTTGGTGCTCAGCGCGGTGGTGTTGATAGTCCTGCACCGGCTGTCTCAGATCATTGAACGCCGCGCGGAGCGGCAACAAACTCTGCTCGCGCGAGTGACCGCGCGCATGACCGACATTCTGCAGGGGCTGCCGGTGATCTCGGGAGTGGCTGGCGCGCATCCGGCCTACCGTGGATATGCGCGTAAATCTGAAGAGGCGTGTGCGGATGCTCGGAAGCTCGCGTGGGTCAGCGGAGGTTATGAAGCCGTGGCGATGGGCAGCAATGTGCTGTTGCTGAGTGCGGTGGGCCTGTACGCGGGCTATCGAACCATTTCCGGCGATGTGACGTTGGGGGAGTTGGTCACCGTGGTGGCGCTGTCACAATTTATCGCGGAGCCGATGCGGCAGTGCAGCAGAATGCCGCGCTTCATTGGATTGGCGAGGGCTTCCGTTCGGAGGCTGCAGCGCGTGGCGGAAGCTCAGCGGCTGCGTGAGGGGCAGGGCGTGCCATCTGCTCAGATTGGCACGCCTGCCATTTCCATGCGCGGTGGAGACGGTGAGGCCGAAGGAGACGGCGAGGTCGAGGGATCAGAGCAGGCTTCCGTGGCGTTCGCAGAGGGGCGACTGACGGTGGTGCACTGTTCAGCCGCATGGGCAGATGCTCTGGTGGATGCGTTGGTCGCGGGGGAGTCGATGGAGCTTGGCTCCCTGACTAGGCCACAAACTCAACAACTGTGGATCCGGGGGCGCGATATTTGCGAGATCTCGGTAGACGATGTGCGTTCCGCTGTGCTTGCCGAGCCTCGGAAGCCGGCATTGTTTGGGGACACAGTGGGGCAGGCGGTGCTGCGGAGCTCTGGAGAGGGCAGGGCGGAGGATGCAGTAGACATTCTTAACGCCTTAGGGCTCGATGAACTGGCGCCGGGGGCGGCTCATTCAGCCGGGGTATTGGATCACGAGCTGACCGAAGGTGCGCGCAATCTTTCCGGTGGTCAGCGGCAGCGGCTGGGATTGGCACGAGCGCTACTGGCTGAGCCGGAGATGTTGGTGATGGTTGATCCGGTCTCGTCAGTGGATTCAATGACGGGCATGAAAGTGGCGCGTGCGGTGAGAGATATTCGCCGCGGGCGTACCACGGTGGTCCTGTGTGTGGGGAGGGCCTTCCAGTCGGTAGCCGAGGACGTAGTTGATGTGAAGCCTCTAGCTGGGAGTTTGCGGACGCGGGGTGAGCAATTCCCGCTAGGGGGTTGTTGA
- a CDS encoding ATP-binding cassette domain-containing protein: MITVSRLTKQYRTFSAINDLTFTVPDGAITGFLGPNGAGKSTTMRCMLGLDCPTAGNVLIDGRKLSQHAQPARAAGAVLDTSWFHAGRSGLAHLEVVAASAGLPRSAVHAVLEEVGMSSAARRPMGKYSLGMKQRLGIATAMLGRPRNLILDEPMNGLDPEGMLWMRSYLTNLATQGHAVFISSHLLSEIETLADRILIIGQGHILGEWNMKDFVNSSQNTIIATNDDSRLMGELRNLGVDVNKLPNGLEVSFNQRIPNVLALSRKCHDADILITSLGSSTSTLQQAFLELTATSSDFNARRFQP; this comes from the coding sequence GTGATTACCGTAAGCAGACTAACGAAACAGTATCGAACATTCTCAGCTATCAACGATCTCACATTCACTGTCCCTGATGGCGCCATCACAGGTTTCCTAGGCCCCAATGGCGCAGGAAAATCTACGACTATGAGATGCATGCTTGGCCTAGACTGCCCAACCGCAGGCAATGTTCTCATAGACGGGCGCAAGCTTTCCCAACACGCGCAGCCGGCTAGAGCCGCTGGGGCAGTTTTAGATACATCATGGTTTCATGCTGGACGTTCAGGTTTAGCACACCTCGAAGTTGTTGCTGCATCAGCCGGGCTACCTCGTTCAGCAGTTCATGCTGTTTTGGAAGAGGTGGGGATGTCATCAGCTGCGCGTCGTCCCATGGGAAAATACTCATTGGGAATGAAACAACGACTCGGAATCGCGACAGCAATGCTTGGTCGCCCCCGGAATCTTATTCTAGATGAACCAATGAACGGCCTAGACCCCGAAGGCATGCTGTGGATGCGTTCCTACTTAACGAATCTAGCTACCCAGGGACATGCGGTATTCATCTCTTCACATCTGTTAAGTGAAATCGAGACCTTAGCCGACCGGATCCTTATCATCGGTCAAGGCCACATTCTCGGTGAATGGAACATGAAAGACTTCGTTAATTCTTCCCAGAACACCATCATAGCTACCAATGATGATTCTCGTCTGATGGGTGAGTTACGAAATTTGGGTGTCGATGTCAACAAGCTTCCAAACGGGCTTGAAGTCTCGTTTAATCAACGGATCCCAAATGTATTGGCACTGTCTCGTAAATGCCACGACGCGGACATTCTTATCACTAGCTTGGGTTCTAGCACTTCCACTTTGCAACAAGCCTTCCTAGAGCTTACTGCCACATCATCAGACTTTAACGCAAGAAGGTTTCAACCATGA
- a CDS encoding lysine N(6)-hydroxylase/L-ornithine N(5)-oxygenase family protein: MTIIDRQAQTSAERSTHENSVRDIVGIGIGPGNLGLAVAIEEQAPELDALFVEARPEFNWHPGMLLEGSNMQISFLKDLVTVRNPQSRFSFINYLHHSDRLIDFINRQTFTPERVEFADYLRWIADHITVDTQYNTTVTSIETLPELAADGARFVVHVRRKLGSGESEGQRAQQSESIRCRNVVVARGLEAKMPAWAEDSSLDTSRIFHNIDLLPRTKKLLNSGWDIRRALVIGAGQSAAEAIRYFHDCPHIDTVTGSLNSYGFIPADDSPFANRVFDPEAVDDFFHAPDAIRNELLIRHRYTNYACVESELLDELHDRQYRESVTGRQRLDIRRTTEVLGARNCSDGSVDVDIRHRVTGDVVTENFDVVVCATGFRSRGLAGIHADSHGSEEFTVTRDYGAVLNGERVPGLFVQGATEATHGLGSTLLSNIATRSGELVEAITGQQRTHRAPADEDLRSEQHRDSSHLIAG; the protein is encoded by the coding sequence GTGACCATCATCGATCGTCAAGCTCAGACATCCGCAGAGCGCAGTACCCACGAAAATTCCGTCCGCGACATCGTCGGGATCGGCATCGGCCCCGGAAACCTCGGGCTCGCGGTAGCTATCGAAGAGCAAGCTCCAGAACTCGATGCACTCTTTGTGGAAGCCCGCCCGGAATTCAACTGGCACCCAGGCATGCTCCTCGAAGGATCCAACATGCAGATCAGCTTCCTTAAAGACCTGGTTACGGTGCGCAATCCGCAGAGCCGCTTCAGCTTCATCAACTACTTGCATCACAGCGACCGCTTGATTGATTTCATTAACCGCCAAACCTTCACCCCGGAACGCGTGGAATTCGCCGATTACCTCCGATGGATCGCGGATCACATCACCGTGGACACGCAGTACAACACCACCGTGACGTCCATCGAGACGCTTCCGGAACTGGCCGCAGACGGAGCTCGTTTTGTGGTGCACGTCCGCAGGAAGTTAGGAAGCGGTGAGTCCGAAGGGCAGCGAGCTCAGCAGTCGGAGTCCATTCGCTGCCGCAACGTGGTGGTTGCCCGCGGGCTGGAAGCCAAGATGCCTGCGTGGGCAGAGGACAGCTCCTTGGACACCTCGCGCATCTTCCACAACATCGATTTGCTCCCGCGCACCAAGAAGCTGCTGAACAGTGGGTGGGATATCCGCCGAGCTTTGGTGATCGGCGCGGGCCAGTCCGCAGCCGAGGCCATCCGGTACTTCCACGATTGCCCGCATATCGATACCGTCACGGGCAGCTTGAACAGCTACGGCTTCATCCCCGCCGATGACAGCCCCTTCGCCAATCGGGTGTTCGACCCGGAGGCCGTTGATGACTTCTTCCATGCGCCCGATGCGATCCGCAACGAGCTGTTGATCCGCCACCGGTACACCAATTACGCCTGCGTGGAATCTGAGCTCCTCGATGAGCTCCACGACCGTCAGTATCGGGAAAGCGTCACCGGGCGTCAGCGGCTCGATATTCGCCGGACCACGGAGGTGCTCGGTGCGCGTAATTGTTCCGACGGCAGCGTCGACGTGGACATTCGCCACCGAGTAACCGGAGACGTGGTGACAGAAAACTTTGACGTGGTGGTGTGCGCCACGGGCTTCCGATCTCGCGGTCTTGCGGGGATTCACGCTGATAGTCACGGCAGTGAAGAATTCACCGTCACTAGGGATTACGGCGCCGTGCTCAATGGCGAGCGCGTGCCAGGACTCTTCGTGCAGGGAGCAACTGAGGCCACGCATGGACTCGGTTCCACGTTGCTCTCCAACATCGCGACCCGCTCCGGGGAACTGGTGGAGGCCATCACGGGTCAGCAACGCACGCATCGTGCGCCGGCGGATGAAGATCTCCGCTCCGAGCAACATCGGGATTCTTCGCACCTGATCGCAGGCTGA
- a CDS encoding ABC transporter permease, protein MIAAFRAELRRLISLRSTGVYAVMLLGCFFGPIIIMAAVYDAEYQGPIDASDIGKCISIFHVLAIIFSGAYTATEIRSGSTAIAFLTQTSRYLSLVAHYVVEGVFLVCAFAIGIPLALLAGMLYPDGLEIGVGALPYWGLYLGIVLVWSSMATSIAVITRSVAAAVATPITWMLLIEQLLAQIPMFDAITPWLPFAASHSLLARSLGEATSVYPALATAFAILSPAFLLGVLSFTLHCKRDAP, encoded by the coding sequence ATGATTGCTGCTTTCCGCGCCGAACTGCGCCGTCTTATTTCTCTTCGCTCGACGGGTGTCTATGCGGTAATGCTTCTTGGCTGTTTTTTCGGACCGATCATCATCATGGCAGCAGTCTATGATGCCGAATACCAAGGACCTATCGATGCCAGTGATATTGGCAAATGTATCAGCATATTTCATGTTTTGGCGATAATCTTTAGTGGGGCATACACAGCTACCGAGATTCGATCTGGGTCCACAGCGATAGCTTTTCTCACTCAAACTTCTCGGTATTTGTCTTTGGTGGCGCACTATGTCGTCGAAGGTGTCTTTCTGGTCTGTGCATTTGCGATTGGTATACCGCTGGCCCTATTAGCTGGGATGTTGTACCCAGATGGATTGGAAATAGGCGTGGGAGCGCTACCGTATTGGGGGCTTTATTTGGGCATCGTATTGGTATGGTCATCGATGGCTACCTCTATCGCTGTTATTACGCGCTCTGTAGCTGCAGCCGTAGCGACCCCGATCACCTGGATGTTACTCATTGAACAACTCTTGGCGCAGATCCCAATGTTCGACGCTATAACGCCTTGGCTTCCGTTCGCGGCTTCCCACTCGCTGCTGGCTAGATCGTTGGGCGAGGCCACTAGTGTCTATCCAGCGCTTGCAACCGCGTTCGCTATCCTATCTCCTGCTTTCTTATTAGGAGTCTTGTCGTTCACCCTGCACTGCAAGCGTGATGCGCCCTAA
- a CDS encoding IS3 family transposase (programmed frameshift) produces MPRYSEQFKRDAVALYENNEDLSLHAASAELGVNRSSLFSWLQQYGTGKRARTKAMRDNAKETTDSERIRQLEKENAKLREERDILRKAAKYFAGRDTLVIRFQFVYDHRTEYSVKRMCHVLKLNRSSFYKWVNTHENRRLKICSDALIGARIKAIFDDENGLYGAKRIAASLNDDTDFGPINHKKVARIMKSMGLKGFSKRRRCITTRRKPGHRVMPDLVGRTFTADEPNRVYVGDITYLPCKGGKNMYLATVIDTYSRRLAGYALADHMRVSLVIEALSHASTVRGSLDGAIFHSDHGSVYTSQAFRDHCAQLGVRQSMGAVGTSADNALAESFNATLKREVLRDRKVFDNPIICRQEVFRWCMRYNTRRRHSWCNLLAPNDFEALTSATLTQAA; encoded by the exons ATGCCTAGGTATTCCGAACAGTTCAAACGTGATGCTGTGGCCCTCTATGAAAACAATGAGGACCTTTCACTTCACGCGGCTTCAGCAGAGCTTGGAGTCAATCGTTCCTCGCTTTTCTCCTGGCTTCAGCAATACGGCACCGGCAAACGTGCCCGCACGAAGGCCATGCGCGACAACGCCAAGGAGACGACTGATTCCGAGCGAATCCGCCAGCTAGAAAAAGAGAACGCGAAGCTGCGCGAAGAACGCGATATTCTGCGCAAGGCCGCGAAATATTTTGCCG GAAGAGACACGCTGGTGATCCGCTTCCAGTTTGTCTATGACCACCGAACCGAGTACTCGGTCAAGCGGATGTGCCATGTGTTAAAGCTCAATCGCTCCTCGTTTTATAAATGGGTCAACACCCACGAAAATCGCAGGTTAAAGATATGTTCCGATGCCCTTATTGGTGCAAGAATCAAGGCCATCTTTGATGATGAGAACGGGCTTTATGGTGCTAAACGCATCGCTGCAAGCCTCAACGACGATACGGACTTCGGCCCGATCAACCATAAGAAGGTTGCGCGCATCATGAAATCCATGGGGCTAAAAGGCTTTAGCAAACGGCGTCGATGCATCACCACCCGGCGCAAGCCTGGTCACCGTGTCATGCCAGATTTAGTAGGCCGTACATTCACCGCTGACGAGCCGAACCGTGTTTATGTAGGCGACATCACCTACCTGCCGTGTAAGGGCGGTAAGAACATGTACCTGGCCACGGTCATTGACACCTATTCACGAAGACTTGCAGGTTATGCACTCGCAGACCACATGCGTGTCTCACTGGTCATCGAGGCTTTGTCCCATGCCAGCACAGTCCGCGGAAGCCTTGACGGGGCTATTTTCCATTCTGATCATGGAAGTGTGTACACCTCACAGGCGTTTAGGGACCACTGCGCCCAACTTGGTGTACGCCAATCCATGGGCGCGGTGGGAACTAGTGCCGATAATGCCCTGGCAGAATCATTTAACGCCACCTTAAAACGTGAAGTGCTACGTGATCGGAAAGTCTTTGATAATCCCATTATCTGCCGGCAGGAAGTCTTTCGATGGTGCATGCGCTACAACACCCGCAGACGGCACTCCTGGTGCAACCTTCTAGCCCCCAATGACTTCGAAGCACTCACATCAGCTACACTGACCCAAGCAGCATAG
- a CDS encoding IS256 family transposase yields the protein MTTVARRDPADKAKIDAIEKKLLANPEIAKLIDDLGTSTTDANDLVRGMLQASITRGLNAEMDAYLGYESGDRSAKAAAGTDNYRNGSYPKTVDSNYGPVTVDVPRDRAGTFLPTMVPKGSRRLTDVDDMIVSLYAGGMTIRDIQHHMATAMRVDISHETISAVTDAVLDEVMIWQNRQLDEFYPVIFLDALRIKVRDGGRVVNKSAYMAIGVDLDGIKHILGLWIAKEEGASFWAQVCANLSNRGVKDVFIVCCDGLKGLPEAVEATWPNSMVQTCIVHLIRAANRWVGYGDRRGVSAALKKIYTAADESTAQAALDEFEASELGEKYPRSVKVWRDAWQRFVPFLQFPPAARKVIYTTNSIESFNNELRKATRNRVQFTNDESALKTLWLMICNIEDKRAAKRAKQGKRVSATAGRLMEGARVSGWKQAINQMAVAYPDRFDKYL from the coding sequence ATGACTACTGTGGCACGACGAGATCCGGCTGATAAGGCCAAAATTGATGCGATTGAAAAGAAGCTGCTTGCTAACCCTGAAATCGCGAAGCTGATTGATGACCTAGGCACGTCTACAACGGATGCCAATGACCTAGTTCGCGGCATGTTGCAGGCCTCGATTACCAGGGGACTCAACGCTGAAATGGATGCCTACCTGGGCTACGAGTCTGGCGACAGGAGCGCTAAAGCTGCTGCTGGGACAGACAATTACCGCAACGGATCGTATCCAAAGACCGTGGATTCTAACTACGGGCCAGTGACCGTTGATGTCCCGAGAGATCGGGCTGGAACATTCTTGCCGACTATGGTTCCTAAAGGTTCTAGGCGCTTGACTGATGTCGATGACATGATCGTCAGCTTGTACGCCGGGGGGATGACAATTAGGGACATCCAGCACCATATGGCAACTGCGATGCGGGTTGATATTTCCCATGAGACGATTTCCGCAGTCACCGATGCCGTCCTCGATGAGGTCATGATCTGGCAAAACCGCCAGCTAGACGAGTTCTACCCGGTCATTTTCCTGGATGCGTTGCGCATTAAAGTCCGCGACGGTGGCCGAGTAGTCAACAAGTCCGCGTACATGGCAATCGGCGTGGACCTGGACGGCATCAAGCACATTTTGGGATTGTGGATCGCCAAAGAAGAAGGCGCTTCATTTTGGGCGCAGGTATGCGCCAATCTTTCCAATCGTGGGGTCAAAGACGTCTTTATCGTCTGCTGTGACGGGCTTAAAGGCCTACCAGAAGCAGTCGAGGCAACTTGGCCGAACTCGATGGTGCAAACCTGTATCGTGCACCTGATTCGTGCAGCTAACCGATGGGTAGGCTACGGGGATCGCCGGGGCGTATCAGCCGCGTTGAAAAAGATTTACACCGCTGCGGACGAGTCCACAGCTCAGGCTGCCTTAGACGAATTTGAAGCCTCTGAATTGGGAGAAAAGTATCCACGCTCAGTCAAGGTCTGGCGAGATGCATGGCAGCGTTTCGTACCGTTTCTGCAGTTCCCACCAGCGGCCAGAAAGGTTATCTATACGACGAACTCGATTGAATCATTCAACAATGAACTGCGTAAAGCTACCCGCAACAGGGTGCAGTTTACCAACGATGAATCAGCGCTCAAGACGCTGTGGCTGATGATCTGCAATATCGAAGACAAACGCGCTGCAAAGAGAGCGAAGCAGGGCAAACGAGTCTCAGCGACAGCCGGCAGGCTCATGGAAGGAGCCCGAGTTTCTGGCTGGAAACAAGCTATAAACCAAATGGCCGTGGCCTACCCCGACCGCTTCGACAAATACCTATAA
- a CDS encoding ABC transporter ATP-binding protein — protein MSAVLPTALPGESAAEIGRLLRRTATPAISAVLFTFAGALLSLVPIYLLASVIDAVAAGDGKSGVLKVIVWAAVACVGTAVVAGLAEALTGVTIAQVVAKLRERAVAAVLNLPSTTVESLGRGEVLGRVGADVAALVSSARKSVPSTLSALVMVVVASAGIAGLDWRLALAGLCGIPFYALGLRWYLPRSAPLYRRQRELEAGVIGSLQGSMEGIRSVRSHRLVDSRQGLTRRYAQASRDESIAAFRVFSGLVARENFAEFMGLSALSVVGWLLFREDAVTVGEISAALILFHRQFVPIGTILFTFDELQRSGAALGRIVGLIRSAGADTPQPIDDYSSHRQSPAVEVKGLNYRYEDGPEILHDLAFHIPAGCTVCVVGGSGAGKSTVAEIVSGTLEMAEPGVITVGGCDVVGMSAQERSSIFCVASQENYVFAMSLRDNLLLAAEGASDAEIWDALRRTGAEDWCTSLSHGDKQGLDTMLGEGGLHVDAVAAQRLALARVALSRAGVVILDESTAEDDGDLEETQQSHEAFSMSLEDAARAAIRGRTAMVIAHRLSQATSADSVVVMERGRVVETGTHEELAARNGTYADMWTAWNEQGRQARV, from the coding sequence GTGAGTGCCGTACTTCCCACTGCTTTGCCTGGTGAGTCCGCTGCGGAGATTGGCCGCCTGCTCCGTCGCACCGCAACTCCAGCAATTAGTGCGGTGCTGTTCACTTTCGCCGGTGCCTTGCTCTCTCTGGTGCCCATTTATCTGCTGGCCAGCGTCATCGATGCGGTAGCCGCCGGTGACGGCAAGTCTGGCGTGCTGAAGGTGATTGTGTGGGCTGCCGTGGCGTGTGTTGGTACTGCCGTTGTCGCTGGCCTTGCGGAGGCGCTGACGGGTGTGACGATTGCCCAGGTAGTTGCGAAGTTGCGTGAGCGCGCCGTCGCCGCGGTGCTGAATCTGCCTTCCACCACGGTGGAGTCCCTGGGCCGGGGAGAGGTGCTGGGCCGAGTTGGTGCGGATGTCGCCGCGCTGGTGAGCAGTGCCCGCAAGTCGGTTCCATCGACCCTCAGCGCGCTGGTGATGGTCGTGGTGGCCAGCGCTGGAATAGCGGGGTTGGATTGGCGCCTCGCGTTGGCGGGGCTGTGCGGGATTCCGTTCTATGCGCTGGGGTTGCGATGGTATCTTCCTCGTTCTGCCCCTTTGTATCGACGCCAACGCGAATTAGAAGCCGGTGTCATCGGTTCCTTGCAAGGTTCTATGGAGGGCATTCGTTCGGTTCGTTCGCATCGGCTGGTGGATAGCCGCCAAGGTCTCACCAGGCGCTACGCGCAGGCTTCGCGGGACGAATCAATCGCTGCGTTTCGTGTGTTTTCCGGGCTGGTGGCGCGGGAGAACTTCGCGGAGTTCATGGGGTTGTCAGCCCTGTCTGTCGTAGGCTGGTTGCTCTTCCGCGAAGATGCGGTGACGGTGGGCGAGATCTCGGCAGCGTTGATTCTGTTCCACCGTCAGTTCGTGCCGATCGGCACGATTCTGTTCACCTTTGATGAACTGCAGCGCAGCGGGGCGGCCTTGGGGCGCATCGTGGGACTCATTCGCTCCGCGGGTGCGGATACGCCACAGCCGATTGATGACTACTCCTCGCATCGGCAGAGTCCAGCTGTAGAGGTCAAGGGCCTGAATTATCGGTACGAGGATGGCCCAGAGATCTTGCATGACTTGGCGTTCCACATCCCTGCGGGGTGCACGGTATGCGTGGTCGGCGGATCGGGAGCTGGCAAGTCCACGGTTGCGGAAATTGTCTCTGGAACCCTCGAGATGGCAGAGCCGGGTGTGATCACCGTTGGGGGGTGCGACGTGGTGGGAATGAGTGCGCAAGAAAGAAGCTCGATCTTTTGCGTTGCCTCCCAGGAAAACTACGTCTTCGCGATGAGTTTGCGCGATAATCTCCTGCTGGCAGCCGAAGGTGCCAGCGACGCAGAAATATGGGATGCGCTGCGCCGAACCGGTGCGGAAGATTGGTGCACATCCTTGTCCCATGGCGACAAGCAGGGCTTAGACACAATGCTGGGCGAAGGGGGCCTGCACGTAGATGCGGTGGCGGCACAGCGTCTGGCGCTGGCCAGGGTGGCATTGTCTCGGGCTGGCGTCGTCATTCTTGACGAATCAACGGCCGAAGATGACGGTGACCTCGAGGAAACACAGCAATCACACGAGGCCTTTTCGATGTCCTTGGAGGACGCTGCCCGCGCGGCGATCCGCGGACGGACGGCGATGGTGATTGCGCACCGGCTCAGCCAAGCAACCTCCGCCGATAGCGTGGTGGTGATGGAGCGCGGGCGCGTGGTGGAAACAGGTACGCACGAGGAGCTGGCAGCAAGAAACGGAACATATGCCGATATGTGGACCGCCTGGAATGAGCAGGGGAGGCAGGCGCGTGTCTGA
- a CDS encoding MbtH family protein — MSSNPFDDEQGSFFALINDEGQYSLWPTFAAVPDGWTVALGDPSRGVDGGVSRDEAMEFIDREWTTLQPAGKSHA, encoded by the coding sequence TTGTCTAGCAACCCGTTTGATGACGAACAGGGCAGCTTCTTCGCCCTTATCAACGACGAGGGACAGTACTCGTTGTGGCCTACGTTCGCCGCCGTGCCAGACGGATGGACCGTGGCTCTGGGAGACCCTTCCCGTGGCGTAGACGGCGGGGTATCGCGGGACGAGGCGATGGAGTTCATCGACCGCGAGTGGACCACCTTGCAACCGGCAGGAAAGTCTCACGCTTAA
- a CDS encoding phosphatase PAP2 family protein — protein sequence MNEIDTQTHISRSITRRSGLKMGMGWAWIVTIALLIGSAIAFPERQFLYSSIVTTVPRIHLETLVTLIASKGLLILVATATVVGLWCLARSRERLSVFACAGVGVVIAYLLSEGIKILVSEPRPCASSMLTTALTCPDPGDWSWPSNHSVLAAAFATACVLALSRTKWIVVPVAIVIASSRVAAGVHYVHDVLSGLALGVVTVCLVVVLLHPVWVRFANSEQSRLRHEGGQA from the coding sequence ATGAACGAAATTGATACCCAAACACACATATCGAGATCAATAACAAGACGGTCCGGACTGAAGATGGGGATGGGATGGGCGTGGATTGTCACTATCGCGCTACTCATCGGCTCCGCTATCGCATTCCCTGAGCGACAATTTCTATATTCGTCGATCGTTACGACGGTTCCGCGTATACACCTTGAAACGCTGGTCACCCTCATAGCAAGTAAAGGGCTGCTTATCCTAGTGGCAACAGCGACAGTTGTCGGCCTCTGGTGTCTTGCTCGATCGCGTGAAAGACTTTCAGTGTTTGCTTGTGCGGGAGTCGGTGTTGTCATCGCATATTTGCTGAGCGAAGGAATAAAGATTCTCGTTTCCGAGCCGAGACCATGTGCAAGCAGTATGCTCACGACCGCACTCACATGCCCAGACCCAGGTGATTGGTCGTGGCCTTCAAATCATTCAGTGCTGGCCGCGGCATTTGCTACAGCTTGCGTTCTTGCGCTATCTCGTACTAAATGGATCGTGGTACCTGTGGCAATTGTGATCGCCAGCTCCCGAGTCGCAGCTGGGGTGCACTACGTCCATGATGTGTTATCCGGACTGGCTTTAGGCGTTGTCACAGTTTGTCTGGTAGTGGTCTTGCTCCACCCGGTCTGGGTTCGCTTTGCAAACTCTGAACAAAGCAGACTTCGACACGAAGGCGGCCAAGCGTGA